Genomic window (Meiothermus sp. QL-1):
ACAGCCCAATGATGCGCAGGAGGTGGTGCTCGAGGCTCTCCACCGCCTGCTTGATGTGCCACTGGGCCTTGTCGCGTACTCCGGCAATGTTCGAGACCGCCCGCAGCTCCGCCCCCTTCAGCCCCAGCCACAAGCAGGTCTGGGCAAAGGCGGCCCCCTCCATGTTCTCTAGCTCGGCCCGCCACCGTTGTGAAAGCTCCTGCGCCTCGGCTGGGGTTTCCGAGAGCAGGTCGCGGGTGAGGAAGGTCTTGCCGGGCAGGCCCAGCCTGGCCTTGAGTTCGTGGGTGAAGGCCCGGTCCAGCGGGAAGCGATTGTAATAGGGGGCGCGCCCTTTCTCCAGGACAGGAAAGCCCACGGCCTGCATTCCGCCCTCCCTCAGCCCCAGGTCGGCCTGGACCTCCTCCTCGGCCAGCGCCGCGTCGCCTATTTGCAGCGCTGCCCCCGGGTACACCCCGGCAATCCCGAAAAGCAGGGCCCGCTCGAGGGGGTGGCGCTGGGCGAAGGCGGCCAGGGTGGCGGCGGTGTTGACCTTGCCGATGCCGCTTTCGAGCCAGACCCAGCCCTCGCCCCAAAGCCCCCTGCGCCCATAGAAGTCGAAGCGCCGGCCCCTCAGGAAGGCGGCCTCGAGGTGGGTGGGGCTCAGAAGGAGGAGCATGGGCCGCTAGTCCACCACCCTGAACCCCAAAGCCTCGGCCCGCTCCACGAAGAACTGGATGTTCTCGCTTTTGGTCTCCCCGCCCAGGCTCTTGCGCTCGTAGGCGCCCTCAGCAGCCAGGATCATGGTCTCGGCCAGGCAGGCCGGTACGGCCCCTTCGCCAAAGTGCAGGTCGAGGTTGCCGCGCATGGCCCCGGGGGGCCGCACCACCCCCCCGGGAATTACCCGCACCCCTGGCACCCGCTTGACCGACTCGTCCACGTCGGGGGGTACCCCCTCGTCGTAAATCCAGGCGCCGGGTTTCACATGCTCGGGGAAGATGACCGGCCTGGGGTCGGAGGTGGCGGTGAAGACCAGGTCGGCCTCCTTAATGGCCGAAATATCTAGGGTGGTAATAAGCTCGGGCACCGGCTGGCCCTTGCGCTCCAGGTTTTGCCGGAGGGTGGCGGCGCTTTTCTCCAGGCGCTCGAGGTTGCGCCCCACCAGAATTAACCTGCCCACCAGCGGTGCGATCTGCCGGGCGATGCCGAAGGCTACCACCCCGTTGGCCCCCACCACCGCCGCGGTGGCCTCCTTGAGCCTGCGGCCGCTTTCCTCGAAGTGGGCCAGGATACCTGGAATGGCGGCCTTGACGGTGCCTGCTGTGTAGGCCCCGCCGTTGGTGACCTCAATCTCAGGCACGGCTTCCTGCACCTTTTTTCCCTTCTCGCCCACCACGCTCCAGAAAGCCCCCAGGCCCACCACCGTGCAGCCCAGCTCCCGGGCCAGCCGGGCCCCCTGGATGGCCCGCATGGTGGCGAGTTCGGGTTTGGACACGATCTGATGGGGCAGGAGGGGTGCGGAGATAAGGTGGCAGCGAATCTCGCGCCCGTCGGTGGTCCTGACCCCCCGCAGCTCGCCCACCTTCATGGGACGGAAGGCCAGGGCGATGCGCTCGACCCAGCTTTGCGGGATGAGCCCCCGGGCAATCAGGGGCCTGGCCCAGCGGAAACGAGGGCTTTGGAAGAGGTCTTCTAAGGTGAGGGGGTGAATCATGAAGCCGCAGACCACCTGCTTCTCCGAGGGAAGCGGTGGGGGTTCGCCCAGGCGGGGCTCGGTCCCCTCGAGCATCCGCCCGATGTTTTCCTTATAGCGCCAAAGGGCCAGAGCCAGAAGCCCCCAGGCCGCCAGCTTGGCCCACCCCGGGAGGGGCTCGAGGCTGAGGCCCACGGCCAGCCCCAGCGGCAGGCTCAGGGCGGCGAGCGAGGCGTGGCGGCTCAGGAGCAGGGTCAGGGCGGCCAGGCTCAGCACCCCCACGGCGAGGAGATAGGGCAGGCCGCCATAGTAAAGGCCCAGGACGATGCCCAGGAGCACCCCTGCCCCCCGGCCCCGGAGGGGCCTGTTTTGGGGGTTGAAGAGGGGGTAGAGGTGGCCTGCGTACACCAAAAAAGCGAAGACCACCCCCCAGGCCAGGCCGGATAGCCCCCCCAGGGCGCTGGCTAGGAACCCCTTGAGAAGGTCAAGACCAAAGGCCAGCAGCGCAGGGCCGCTGCCCAGCCGCCTGAGGGCGTTCTCCAGGCCCAGGTTATAGCTGGAGGCCAGCCTGGGGTCCTTTCCGCTCAGCCGCTGGGCCGCCCAGTAGCCCAGGGGCAGCGCGCCCAGCAGGTAGGCCAGAAGGGCCAGCATCGCTATCATCGGCCCAACCTTACCAGATGGTCACCTATGGAAGCCAGGGGGCCCAGGTGCTAGAATCGGGGTGCCTGCTGGGCGGGCGCTCGTAGCTCAGCATGGATAGAGCGAAGGTTTCCTAAACCTTAGGTCGCAGGTTCGAGTCCTGCCGGGCGCACCAGCAAAAGGCCGGGGCCTATGGGCCCTGGCCTTCGGGTTTTTCCCACACCGCCCAGGTGCGGTGGTGCCCCTCCATCCACCCCTCCCCCCAGGCCCGGAGGCGAAGGCCCGGTGGGGGGTGGAGCAGCTCGCCCTCCTGCCAGTAGTGACCGGCCTGGCTGCCCCGCCGGGCCGCTTCCTGCTGGGTGAAGCCCTCCAGGAGGACCAGTCCGCCGGGGGCCAGCCGTTCGGAGAAGACCCCCAGCAGGGGCCGGTGGAGGAAGTAGGTCTTCACGATGCCGGCAAAGGGCCCGGGTGGCAGGGGGGGGTGGGGGGCTTCCAGGTCGGCCTCGAGGGCCCAGAGGGGCAGGCCCTGCTCCTTGGCCCTAGACCGGACGAACTCCAGCGCCACCCGGCTTCGCTCCAGCAGCAACACCGGATGCCCTCGCCCGGCCAGGAACAGGGCGTTGCGCCCCATGCCCCCTGCCAGGTCGAGCACCGGTCCTGGGGGCAGCAAAGGGGCGTAGGCCGCCACCACGAAGGCGGGTTGGACCAATGGGGAAGCCATGAGGTAGTGGGCGTCCCAGTCCTTGGGCATGGTTCAGCTCTCGGGGGTG
Coding sequences:
- the mqnB gene encoding futalosine hydrolase, producing the protein MLLLLSPTHLEAAFLRGRRFDFYGRRGLWGEGWVWLESGIGKVNTAATLAAFAQRHPLERALLFGIAGVYPGAALQIGDAALAEEEVQADLGLREGGMQAVGFPVLEKGRAPYYNRFPLDRAFTHELKARLGLPGKTFLTRDLLSETPAEAQELSQRWRAELENMEGAAFAQTCLWLGLKGAELRAVSNIAGVRDKAQWHIKQAVESLEHHLLRIIGL
- a CDS encoding glycerol-3-phosphate acyltransferase gives rise to the protein MIAMLALLAYLLGALPLGYWAAQRLSGKDPRLASSYNLGLENALRRLGSGPALLAFGLDLLKGFLASALGGLSGLAWGVVFAFLVYAGHLYPLFNPQNRPLRGRGAGVLLGIVLGLYYGGLPYLLAVGVLSLAALTLLLSRHASLAALSLPLGLAVGLSLEPLPGWAKLAAWGLLALALWRYKENIGRMLEGTEPRLGEPPPLPSEKQVVCGFMIHPLTLEDLFQSPRFRWARPLIARGLIPQSWVERIALAFRPMKVGELRGVRTTDGREIRCHLISAPLLPHQIVSKPELATMRAIQGARLARELGCTVVGLGAFWSVVGEKGKKVQEAVPEIEVTNGGAYTAGTVKAAIPGILAHFEESGRRLKEATAAVVGANGVVAFGIARQIAPLVGRLILVGRNLERLEKSAATLRQNLERKGQPVPELITTLDISAIKEADLVFTATSDPRPVIFPEHVKPGAWIYDEGVPPDVDESVKRVPGVRVIPGGVVRPPGAMRGNLDLHFGEGAVPACLAETMILAAEGAYERKSLGGETKSENIQFFVERAEALGFRVVD
- a CDS encoding bifunctional 2-polyprenyl-6-hydroxyphenol methylase/3-demethylubiquinol 3-O-methyltransferase UbiG, whose protein sequence is MPKDWDAHYLMASPLVQPAFVVAAYAPLLPPGPVLDLAGGMGRNALFLAGRGHPVLLLERSRVALEFVRSRAKEQGLPLWALEADLEAPHPPLPPGPFAGIVKTYFLHRPLLGVFSERLAPGGLVLLEGFTQQEAARRGSQAGHYWQEGELLHPPPGLRLRAWGEGWMEGHHRTWAVWEKPEGQGP